In the Candidatus Methylomirabilota bacterium genome, one interval contains:
- a CDS encoding pyridoxamine 5'-phosphate oxidase family protein — MARSLGAALPAALVERFSQSDLRPLLGRALALMTVDAEGRPHPMLCGYLEVLALSPTRLCVAIGIRSRTAKNLEERGAATLMVVEPEQTIYIKCRASGAPLRIGELARFDLTVEDVLEDAAAEWETGAGITSGMTYTPVPDLGSPEARAILAALRA, encoded by the coding sequence ATGGCCCGGAGCCTGGGCGCCGCCCTGCCTGCGGCCCTCGTCGAGCGATTCTCTCAGTCTGATCTTCGCCCGCTCCTCGGCCGCGCCCTCGCCCTCATGACCGTGGATGCCGAGGGTCGGCCGCACCCGATGCTCTGCGGCTATCTCGAGGTGCTGGCGCTCTCGCCGACGCGGCTCTGTGTCGCCATCGGGATCCGGAGCCGCACGGCCAAGAATCTCGAGGAGCGGGGCGCCGCCACCCTGATGGTGGTCGAACCCGAGCAAACCATCTACATCAAATGTCGGGCCTCTGGAGCGCCGCTTCGCATCGGAGAGCTGGCGCGGTTCGACCTGACCGTCGAGGATGTTCTCGAGGACGCAGCCGCCGAGTGGGAAACAGGCGCGGGCATCACTTCGGGCATGACCTATACACCCGTGCCCGATCTCGGCAGCCCCGAAGCGCGTGCCATTCTGGCTGCGCTTCGAGCCTAG